GGCTTTAATGAATTCCCGAGCGAAGATGCCCATGCCTTCTTTCCCGCCAGACCCATTTTTGTCTGGATGGACTATAACCCGTCCCGTGCCGCAGGAAGGTGATTTGCTCTTGAATATGAAGCCGCAGAGTTCCGCGTCCGCGAGCTCGGAAAGCTTGCGGACGCAGAATTCCAGCATGCGTGGGGTGTGGTCTGTCCGGTCCTTGATGGTCAGCAGACGAGGACTTTCCACCTCCCCCACGAGGCGCATGGGGTCGCGGGGGACAGAAAGGCCACATTCCACCTCAGGGCAGACAGGCACATAAGTTACATATTTACCGAGGGTCTCCACCAGCCAGGCATCGTATTTGTGCCGGCCGTCGTAGCGAACCTTGTTGCCCAGGAGGCAGGAACTGATGCCGATTTTCGGTTTTTCATCCATGGCAGGTCGTCCCTAATCTCTTGGCTTGGGCTATCTTCATTCATCAATACAATGAGGTTATGGCTTTCTCGCTTTCCTTGGGTTCCTCAAACAGAACCTCTTTGGGATCGAAATGTTCCGGGTCATAAGCATCGCCAAGCCATTCAAGCAGGTCTTCGTGTTCTTCGTGTTCGGGGTCTTCCAGAACATTCAGCATTTCGTAAAAGCCCCATACGCCACCTGAATCTTCAGGCGGGCAGGCCCTTTTCCCGGCTATACAGCGTGGATAAGTGTGCTTGGGGTCGGCAGGGATGATCTTTTCCAAAGTGACCTTATGGTTCCAATCGTCGCCGAAATCGTACCAATACAACGCGTCGGTGTTTTCCAGGGAAAAATACTTGGAAACACACTCGAAAATGCGAAGCTTGTTAAAATCCTCCTCCCCCAATCCGATCTCAACAAGTCCCATTTCCTTGGGCGAATAAATCGTGAATTGGTGAAGATGGCAGTTCTGCCAGCCCATGGCATTCTGAATTGCCATGTGGAGGTCCCAGAAGCGATAATTTTCCGCAACCTGGATGCGTCTCCAGATAGGCGGTTTGGTGTCCAGAAGGGTGTTTTGAACTGATACACACGCTTTGCTAATGGGGGATGGCTCTCTATCTAAGATGTCCCGGAATGGTCAGATCTGCATCGGTGGCCTTGATCACGTCTTCCACTGTGTAGCCTTCGCTAACTTCTTGCAGCAGCAGGCCGTGGGGGGTCACCTCGATTACGGCGAGGTCAGAAATGATCAGGCTCACCTTGCCTTTGGCGGTGAGGGGCAGGGTGCATTCCTTGAGGATTTTGGGGTTGCCGCGTTTGTCGCAGTGTTCCATGGCAACGATCACTTTCTTGGCCCCGGTCACAAGGTCCATCGCGCCGCCCATGCCGGGGATGATCTTGCCGGGAATCATCCAGTTGGCCAGATTGCCGTGCTGATCAACCTGCAGGGCGCCCAGGACGGTGATGTCCAGATGGCCGCCGCGGATGATGCCGAAACTGGTGGCGGAATCGAAGTAAGAAGCTCCGGGAACAGTTGTAATAAAGCCTCCACCGGCGTTGATCATGTCCTGGTCCTCGCTGCCTTCAGCAGGAGCGGGGCCCACGCCCATGACGCCATTTTCAGATTGGAAGATGACGTGAACGC
This window of the Candidatus Cloacimonadota bacterium genome carries:
- a CDS encoding DUF523 domain-containing protein, translated to MDEKPKIGISSCLLGNKVRYDGRHKYDAWLVETLGKYVTYVPVCPEVECGLSVPRDPMRLVGEVESPRLLTIKDRTDHTPRMLEFCVRKLSELADAELCGFIFKSKSPSCGTGRVIVHPDKNGSGGKEGMGIFAREFIKAFPHLPVEEESRLQDPALLENFIERVYIIQRRNKPRR
- a CDS encoding plasmid pRiA4b ORF-3 family protein — encoded protein: MSKACVSVQNTLLDTKPPIWRRIQVAENYRFWDLHMAIQNAMGWQNCHLHQFTIYSPKEMGLVEIGLGEEDFNKLRIFECVSKYFSLENTDALYWYDFGDDWNHKVTLEKIIPADPKHTYPRCIAGKRACPPEDSGGVWGFYEMLNVLEDPEHEEHEDLLEWLGDAYDPEHFDPKEVLFEEPKESEKAITSLY
- a CDS encoding CoA transferase subunit B; this translates as MDKRAMIGARIAKELKDGDYVNLGIGLPTEAANHIPPGVHVIFQSENGVMGVGPAPAEGSEDQDMINAGGGFITTVPGASYFDSATSFGIIRGGHLDITVLGALQVDQHGNLANWMIPGKIIPGMGGAMDLVTGAKKVIVAMEHCDKRGNPKILKECTLPLTAKGKVSLIISDLAVIEVTPHGLLLQEVSEGYTVEDVIKATDADLTIPGHLR